The following coding sequences lie in one Natrarchaeobius halalkaliphilus genomic window:
- a CDS encoding Cdc6/Cdc18 family protein, whose amino-acid sequence MSANDDRDPLFRYDDPVFADERLLEITHLPGPDRIVGRDEQMQRVADALNPAIFGSEPNHLFIFGKTGTGKSLISRSVTKRVISEAERDDVTVKYAFIDCGEQNTEASIIKTIAQIVNDSTESGVSVPDRGLGTGDYYKRLWQAIDRCTDVTIVILDEIDMLEDDEVLRKLSRAGENRRISDSSIGIIGISNKIDFPDHLSERVKSSLSRDELVFSPYDANQLVEILEKRRDAFHDGVLSDDVIPLTAALAAQEHGDARKAIDILRNAGRIAKKQANTRVTAEHVRDAKEKTEADRFNELIEGSPQQAKAILYSLTLLTENSTQKEFPTKIIYNQYKEIAGRLDFDVLSERRVQEILQEQNFLNVIQSEREGRGRGRGAHAKHRLLENPSIVKKVLLRDSRLAPLENADSSTRSPETNRRT is encoded by the coding sequence ATGTCCGCCAACGACGATCGTGATCCACTCTTTCGGTACGACGATCCGGTCTTTGCCGACGAGCGATTGCTCGAGATCACACACCTTCCCGGCCCCGACCGGATCGTCGGACGCGACGAACAAATGCAACGAGTCGCGGACGCGCTCAATCCGGCCATCTTCGGGAGCGAGCCGAACCACCTGTTTATCTTCGGCAAAACCGGAACCGGCAAGTCGCTCATCTCGCGGTCGGTCACCAAGCGAGTGATCTCGGAAGCCGAACGCGACGACGTGACGGTCAAGTACGCGTTTATCGACTGTGGGGAGCAAAACACCGAGGCATCGATCATCAAAACCATCGCACAGATCGTCAACGACTCGACGGAAAGCGGCGTGTCAGTTCCGGATCGGGGCCTCGGTACCGGTGACTACTACAAACGCCTCTGGCAGGCTATCGACCGCTGTACCGACGTCACGATCGTCATCCTCGACGAGATCGATATGCTCGAGGACGACGAGGTTCTCAGGAAGCTCTCGCGAGCGGGTGAAAACCGACGAATTTCGGACTCGAGCATCGGCATTATCGGTATCTCCAACAAGATTGACTTCCCGGATCACCTCTCCGAGCGAGTTAAATCGAGTCTCTCGCGCGACGAACTCGTCTTTTCGCCCTACGACGCCAACCAGCTCGTCGAAATTCTGGAGAAGCGACGAGACGCGTTTCACGACGGCGTCCTTTCCGACGACGTGATCCCGCTTACGGCTGCGCTGGCGGCACAGGAACACGGCGACGCGCGCAAGGCGATCGATATCCTTCGCAACGCCGGTAGAATCGCGAAAAAGCAAGCTAACACTCGCGTGACCGCCGAACACGTTCGCGATGCGAAAGAAAAGACCGAAGCTGACCGATTCAACGAACTGATCGAGGGATCGCCACAGCAGGCAAAAGCGATCCTCTACTCGCTAACGCTGCTCACCGAAAACAGCACTCAAAAGGAGTTCCCGACGAAGATTATCTACAACCAGTACAAAGAGATCGCCGGCCGACTCGATTTTGACGTGCTCTCGGAACGACGCGTCCAGGAGATTCTCCAGGAGCAAAACTTCCTCAACGTTATTCAGTCCGAACGCGAGGGGCGCGGCCGCGGTCGCGGTGCTCACGCGAAACACCGGCTCCTCGAGAACCCCTCGATCGTCAAAAAGGTGTTACTACGTGATTCGCGGCTCGCACCGCTCGAGAACGCTGACTCGAGCACCCGTTCGCCGGAGACGAACCGGCGGACCTGA